A single Halobellus ruber DNA region contains:
- a CDS encoding PAS domain S-box protein, with protein sequence MSATHPSSGRFLSLSAALDRAETVDSAVDHATELANTAFEQPVVSVCAYEPATGAFDTMYAFDPLSAPTDADPEAIPEQIRAEVRTRSDDQPAGVDADATIDTDPRGPLRAEAFVPAGSRWVLRLGVAEADGFDEAGVAVVEGIAANLGAALDRIDDRREQRAGVEPQELLNEGPLLFVRTRRVDDEAVIDACSDRFLRRLGYDRGELAGEPLASVYTADSAADLRDGGYDDALAGSFEVTERTLVDADGEPVHTLLRAVPRRDGVAGTNALFVDVTERERQRRELRERSHELESFRRAVEEAADGVAILEDGEYTYVDRTHVDMYGFDSTDDLLGETWRRLYDDEEVARLEREAFPALEADGHWRGSVTGSRPDGSTFPAELSLTIVGDGRLVCTVRDETERKARERELELKERAMDEANVGIQITDPDREDNPLVYVNEGFERMTGYAREEVLGNNPRFLQGEAADPETVARLRGAIEAEDPVSLDVRNERKDGSPYWSRLSVTPVTDASGAVRSYIGIQQDITERKRRQKRTESRNDLLTRIYEVTTDPGLTFDEKITALLRAGRDHLDLPYGFLTRIDRGEHGGSDAQTIVEAVGSHERLQPGESDPLERSYCRKAVENDGPLTLTHAVEEGWADDPAHETFGLEAYIGSEVVAGDDLYGTLCFASMEPRDRSFDEFERSFIRLVGRWVGYEIDRRETQAELREQRERLELALSGTNTGLAEWDLKTDAVTWNETLIEILGREVESAEEFISAVHPDDRDRVERELEAMLETGTPCTGEFRMLDGDGDTLWIGSRATPVYDGGEEPVRVLATGTDISDRKRAERERRRSERQYRRLARNIPNGAVVSFDGDLNYRVAAGELLPEFGVDPSDVSGAAVGSLLPDAGVTDDLLPRFRAALDGERTDRRVELGDRTLRIHIVPTDDGDGEGRSAETRGLLLAQDVTAEARRERALYEEREQFRLLTESVDEYAFFIVDEEGVIRTWNDGTADTFGYDAEAAVGTSIAELHPEADRESGLPGRLLQQARIAGESAHEGWRVRADGSEFYADVRHAPLEADDGEFRGYAVVVRDMTDRRRQRRRTERFVEESDDVITVVDPDGTVTYASGSATRVLGYDPDDLVGENLFDYLHPDSRDRAMEAFFAGVDDPGGSFQAECRFRSGDGGWRNVEGQCRNMLDDDAIGGMLLYLRDVTERTERARRFESIFNQTFQFTGLLDPDGTVLEVNDAALEFGGIDRDAIVGTRLGDAQWWAHSEAVRDNVVDAIDRAADGEFVRYETEVRGADGLATIDFSLKPVTDEDDDVSLLVAEGRDITSREQYRRHLEVMQRVVRHNMRNDLTKVRGWAQLLAEEDSADERAEKLETIEGIVDKWVAMSEKMRKISQLLRGQRTHSRTAECETVVRDAVESVRDGYDGGTVRTEAEADGSVQVPTTVGNAVRELVENALQAGDDATVAVELARPDEDWIEVRVRDDGPGMPEMESEVLETGEETPLAHGLGLGLWLVRMVVTQAGGTVSVESSDGGTEVRLRLPATRTQRAQAGAGGAV encoded by the coding sequence ATGTCAGCGACACACCCGTCCTCGGGTCGCTTTCTCTCCCTGTCGGCGGCCCTCGACCGTGCTGAGACGGTCGACAGCGCCGTGGACCACGCGACCGAGTTGGCGAACACGGCGTTCGAGCAGCCGGTCGTCTCCGTCTGTGCGTACGAGCCGGCGACCGGAGCGTTCGATACTATGTACGCGTTCGACCCGTTGTCGGCCCCGACAGACGCTGACCCGGAAGCGATCCCGGAGCAGATACGCGCCGAAGTCCGCACCCGGAGCGACGATCAGCCGGCTGGGGTCGACGCCGACGCGACAATCGATACCGATCCCCGGGGACCGCTCCGGGCGGAGGCGTTCGTTCCCGCCGGGTCCCGGTGGGTACTGCGCCTCGGCGTTGCCGAGGCCGATGGGTTCGACGAGGCGGGTGTGGCGGTCGTCGAGGGGATCGCGGCGAACCTCGGGGCAGCCCTCGACCGGATCGACGACCGACGGGAACAGCGGGCCGGCGTCGAACCACAGGAACTCCTGAACGAGGGGCCGTTGCTGTTCGTCCGGACCCGCCGGGTCGACGACGAGGCGGTCATCGACGCGTGTAGCGACCGGTTCCTGCGCCGGCTGGGGTACGACCGGGGCGAACTGGCGGGCGAACCGCTTGCGTCCGTGTACACCGCCGACTCCGCGGCTGACCTGCGGGACGGGGGGTACGACGACGCGCTCGCCGGGTCGTTCGAGGTCACCGAGCGGACACTCGTGGATGCGGACGGGGAGCCGGTTCACACGCTTCTGCGTGCGGTCCCCCGCCGGGACGGGGTCGCCGGGACGAACGCCCTGTTCGTGGACGTAACGGAGCGCGAACGGCAACGACGCGAACTCCGGGAGCGAAGCCACGAGCTGGAGTCGTTCCGGCGGGCTGTCGAAGAGGCGGCCGACGGCGTGGCGATCCTGGAGGACGGCGAGTACACCTACGTCGACCGGACACACGTCGATATGTACGGCTTCGACAGCACGGACGATCTCCTCGGGGAGACCTGGCGAAGGCTGTACGACGACGAGGAGGTCGCACGCCTGGAACGGGAGGCGTTCCCGGCGCTCGAAGCCGACGGCCACTGGCGCGGGTCGGTGACGGGGAGCCGACCCGACGGGTCGACGTTCCCGGCCGAGCTCTCGTTGACGATCGTCGGTGACGGGCGTCTCGTCTGTACGGTGCGTGACGAAACCGAGCGCAAAGCCCGGGAGCGCGAACTCGAACTGAAAGAGCGGGCGATGGACGAGGCCAACGTCGGGATCCAGATCACGGATCCGGACCGCGAGGACAACCCGCTGGTCTACGTCAACGAGGGGTTCGAGCGGATGACCGGCTACGCCCGCGAGGAGGTGCTCGGTAACAACCCACGGTTCCTGCAGGGCGAGGCGGCCGACCCAGAGACGGTGGCTCGACTCCGCGGGGCGATCGAAGCCGAGGACCCCGTCTCGCTCGACGTCCGGAACGAGCGAAAGGACGGGTCGCCGTACTGGTCCCGCCTCTCCGTCACGCCGGTCACTGATGCGAGTGGGGCCGTCCGGAGCTACATCGGCATCCAGCAGGACATCACGGAACGGAAGCGGCGCCAGAAACGGACCGAGTCCAGAAACGACCTGCTGACGCGTATCTACGAGGTCACGACCGACCCGGGGCTCACCTTCGACGAGAAGATCACCGCGCTCCTCCGGGCCGGCAGGGACCACCTCGATCTGCCGTATGGCTTCCTGACGCGGATCGATCGGGGCGAACACGGAGGGTCCGACGCCCAGACCATCGTCGAGGCTGTCGGGTCGCACGAACGCCTCCAGCCGGGCGAATCGGACCCGCTCGAGCGGTCGTACTGTCGAAAGGCGGTGGAGAACGACGGTCCGCTGACGCTCACACACGCCGTCGAGGAAGGATGGGCGGACGACCCGGCCCACGAGACGTTCGGACTCGAGGCGTACATCGGGAGTGAGGTGGTTGCCGGCGACGACCTGTACGGGACGCTGTGTTTCGCCTCGATGGAGCCCCGCGATCGCTCCTTCGACGAGTTCGAGCGGTCGTTCATCCGGCTGGTCGGGCGGTGGGTCGGCTACGAGATCGACCGCCGGGAGACCCAGGCAGAACTGCGGGAGCAGCGCGAGCGACTCGAACTGGCGCTGTCGGGGACGAACACCGGCCTCGCGGAGTGGGACCTGAAGACGGACGCGGTGACGTGGAACGAGACGCTTATCGAAATTCTCGGACGGGAGGTCGAGTCCGCCGAGGAGTTTATCTCGGCGGTACACCCCGACGACCGCGACCGGGTCGAGCGGGAGCTGGAGGCGATGCTCGAAACCGGCACCCCCTGTACCGGGGAGTTCCGGATGCTCGACGGCGACGGCGACACGCTGTGGATCGGATCGCGGGCGACGCCGGTCTACGACGGCGGCGAGGAGCCGGTCCGTGTGCTCGCGACCGGGACCGACATCTCCGACAGAAAGCGGGCGGAGCGCGAGCGGCGCCGCAGCGAGCGGCAGTACCGGCGCCTCGCACGGAACATCCCGAACGGGGCGGTCGTCAGCTTCGATGGGGATCTCAACTACCGGGTGGCGGCGGGGGAGCTCCTCCCGGAGTTCGGTGTCGACCCGTCCGACGTCTCCGGTGCGGCGGTCGGGTCGCTGCTCCCCGACGCCGGAGTTACGGACGACCTGCTCCCGCGCTTCCGGGCGGCGCTCGACGGTGAACGCACGGACCGTCGGGTCGAGCTCGGGGACCGCACGCTCCGGATTCACATCGTCCCGACCGACGACGGCGACGGGGAGGGGCGGTCGGCCGAGACCCGCGGGCTGCTCTTGGCCCAGGACGTGACCGCGGAGGCGCGTCGCGAGCGGGCGCTGTACGAGGAGCGCGAGCAGTTCCGCCTGCTGACCGAGAGCGTCGACGAGTACGCCTTCTTCATCGTCGACGAGGAGGGCGTGATACGGACGTGGAACGACGGGACCGCGGACACCTTCGGGTACGACGCGGAGGCGGCGGTCGGAACGTCCATCGCCGAACTCCACCCGGAAGCCGACCGCGAGTCGGGGCTTCCCGGCCGGCTGCTCCAGCAGGCGCGGATCGCCGGTGAGAGCGCCCACGAGGGGTGGCGCGTCCGAGCGGACGGGTCGGAGTTCTACGCCGACGTCCGACACGCCCCGCTCGAGGCCGACGACGGGGAGTTCCGCGGGTACGCGGTGGTCGTCCGCGACATGACCGACCGTCGGCGACAGCGGCGCCGGACCGAGCGGTTCGTCGAGGAGTCCGACGACGTGATCACCGTCGTCGATCCTGACGGGACGGTGACGTACGCCAGCGGGTCGGCGACCCGCGTTCTCGGGTACGACCCCGACGACCTCGTCGGCGAGAACCTCTTCGACTACCTCCACCCGGATAGCCGGGACCGGGCGATGGAGGCGTTCTTCGCCGGCGTAGACGACCCCGGCGGGAGTTTTCAGGCCGAGTGTCGCTTCAGGTCGGGGGACGGCGGGTGGCGCAACGTCGAGGGACAGTGCCGAAACATGCTGGACGACGACGCCATCGGCGGGATGTTGTTGTACCTCCGGGACGTGACAGAGCGCACGGAACGCGCCCGGCGGTTCGAGAGCATCTTCAACCAGACGTTCCAGTTCACCGGCCTGCTGGATCCCGACGGCACCGTCCTCGAAGTCAACGACGCCGCCTTGGAGTTCGGCGGGATCGACCGCGACGCCATCGTCGGGACCCGGCTGGGAGACGCCCAGTGGTGGGCGCACTCCGAGGCCGTTCGCGACAACGTCGTGGACGCCATCGACCGGGCCGCGGACGGCGAGTTCGTCCGCTACGAGACGGAGGTTCGCGGCGCCGACGGGCTCGCGACGATCGACTTCTCGCTGAAACCCGTGACCGACGAGGACGACGACGTGTCCCTGCTCGTCGCCGAGGGCCGTGACATCACGAGCAGGGAGCAGTACCGACGCCACCTCGAAGTGATGCAGCGGGTGGTGCGCCACAATATGCGGAACGACCTGACCAAGGTCCGGGGGTGGGCGCAGTTGCTGGCCGAGGAGGACAGCGCCGACGAGCGGGCCGAGAAGCTCGAAACGATCGAGGGGATCGTCGACAAGTGGGTGGCGATGTCGGAGAAGATGCGGAAGATCTCGCAACTCCTCCGGGGGCAGCGCACGCACAGCCGCACAGCGGAGTGTGAGACGGTCGTCCGGGACGCCGTCGAGTCGGTCCGTGACGGATACGACGGCGGAACGGTCCGGACGGAGGCCGAAGCGGACGGATCAGTACAGGTGCCGACGACCGTCGGAAACGCGGTTCGCGAACTGGTGGAGAACGCGCTGCAGGCGGGCGACGACGCCACGGTCGCGGTCGAACTCGCACGCCCCGACGAGGACTGGATCGAGGTCCGGGTGCGAGACGACGGCCCGGGGATGCCGGAGATGGAATCGGAGGTTCTCGAGACCGGCGAGGAGACGCCGTTGGCCCACGGGCTGGGGCTCGGGCTCTGGCTGGTCCGGATGGTCGTCACGCAGGCCGGCGGCACGGTGTCGGTCGAGTCGTCCGACGGCGGAACGGAGGTCCGCCTGCGGCTTCCGGCCACCCGGACCCAGCGGGCGCAGGCGGGCGCCGGGGGAGCGGTATGA
- a CDS encoding winged helix-turn-helix domain-containing protein: MDFIEALRATYSIEILGATDTPTSVGELSDSLDIPPATCYRRVNQLSSAGLLEECDPEHGDSHRSTLYRRTSDAVGIQFGRNPSVLTCDYVAHLSAVSVPAAGLSADGGSEGGTVLALVNDTGSHDDGRGVAGAAGGEKKD; the protein is encoded by the coding sequence ATGGATTTCATCGAGGCCCTCCGCGCGACGTACAGCATCGAGATTCTCGGAGCGACCGACACCCCGACGTCGGTGGGTGAACTCAGCGACTCGCTCGACATCCCGCCTGCGACCTGTTACCGGCGGGTCAACCAGCTCTCGTCGGCCGGCCTGCTGGAGGAGTGCGACCCGGAGCACGGCGACTCCCACAGGTCGACGCTGTACCGCCGAACGAGCGACGCCGTCGGGATCCAGTTCGGCCGGAACCCGTCGGTTCTCACCTGCGATTACGTCGCCCACCTGTCGGCCGTCAGCGTACCGGCGGCCGGTCTCTCGGCCGACGGTGGGTCCGAGGGAGGGACCGTCCTGGCGCTGGTGAACGACACTGGATCGCACGATGACGGGCGAGGGGTCGCCGGTGCGGCGGGCGGAGAGAAAAAAGATTAA
- a CDS encoding TIGR04347 family pseudo-SAM/SPASM protein, with translation MISISKLLCELDAEGDGLRYDDGRDSSREQITEERTTKPVVVWNLTRRCNLYCDHCYAGADLDAAPGELTTAEGKRLLEELADYGVPVVLFSGGEPLVREDLETLVAHAADVGIRPVLSTNGTLVTPERAAALRDAGLKYAGVSVDGLPERNDAFRGEEGAFDAAVRGIENFLDAGLKTGLRYTITERNAADMEGVVDLLSEVGVDRFCFYHLDYGGRGGDIADADLTPAARREAVERLCELTRSYHDAGEEIETLLVGNYCDAAFLVEYARDRFGEERAAAVRRYLEVNGGDPTGERVADVDYQGNVHPTQFWQGYSLGNVRDRPFGAIWDDESNPLLRALRTREEHLTGRCATCRHQDICRGGSRLRGLAAEGDVFAPDPQCYLTREERLGPGAETGGSAAD, from the coding sequence GTGATCTCGATCAGCAAACTCCTCTGTGAACTCGACGCGGAGGGCGACGGGCTTCGGTACGACGACGGCCGCGACTCTTCCCGGGAACAGATCACCGAGGAGCGGACGACAAAGCCCGTGGTGGTGTGGAACCTCACCCGCCGGTGTAACCTCTACTGTGACCACTGCTACGCCGGCGCCGACCTCGATGCGGCACCGGGTGAACTCACGACCGCCGAGGGCAAACGACTGCTCGAGGAACTCGCCGACTACGGCGTTCCGGTGGTGTTGTTCTCCGGTGGGGAGCCGCTGGTCCGCGAGGATCTGGAGACGCTCGTCGCCCACGCCGCCGACGTCGGGATCCGGCCCGTCCTCTCGACCAACGGTACCCTCGTGACGCCCGAACGGGCGGCCGCGCTCCGGGACGCCGGCCTGAAATACGCGGGCGTCTCCGTCGACGGGCTGCCCGAGCGCAACGACGCGTTCCGGGGCGAGGAGGGCGCGTTCGACGCCGCGGTCCGCGGGATCGAGAACTTCCTCGACGCCGGGCTGAAGACCGGGCTCCGGTACACGATCACCGAGCGGAACGCCGCCGATATGGAAGGCGTCGTCGACCTCCTCTCGGAGGTCGGCGTCGACCGGTTCTGCTTTTATCACCTGGACTACGGCGGCCGCGGCGGCGACATCGCCGACGCGGACCTCACGCCGGCGGCGCGCCGTGAGGCCGTCGAACGGCTGTGTGAACTGACCCGATCCTACCACGACGCCGGCGAGGAGATCGAGACGTTGCTCGTTGGCAACTACTGTGACGCCGCGTTCCTCGTGGAGTACGCCCGCGACCGGTTCGGCGAGGAGCGGGCGGCCGCGGTCCGCCGGTATCTCGAAGTCAACGGCGGCGATCCGACGGGCGAGCGGGTCGCAGACGTCGACTACCAAGGGAACGTCCACCCCACGCAGTTCTGGCAGGGGTACAGCCTCGGCAACGTTCGCGATCGGCCGTTCGGCGCGATCTGGGACGACGAGTCGAACCCGCTTCTGCGTGCGCTCCGGACCCGCGAGGAGCACCTGACCGGCCGGTGTGCGACCTGCCGGCACCAGGACATCTGTCGGGGCGGCTCCCGGCTCCGCGGGCTGGCCGCCGAAGGCGACGTGTTCGCTCCGGATCCGCAGTGTTACCTGACGAGAGAGGAGCGGCTCGGGCCGGGGGCGGAGACGGGCGGGTCCGCCGCCGACTGA
- a CDS encoding Htur_1727 family rSAM-partnered candidate RiPP, which produces MTDSNVKRVDDPRGDGTPEWEVFLREEPAEPLRHVGSVSAPTASVAHEQASSLFGWAADTLWLCPAAEVARFTERDLGDAGEPEDSEAEPARSSGGGERP; this is translated from the coding sequence ATGACCGACTCGAACGTGAAACGCGTCGACGACCCCCGCGGCGACGGGACCCCCGAGTGGGAAGTGTTCCTCCGCGAGGAGCCCGCCGAGCCGCTGCGTCACGTCGGGAGCGTCTCCGCGCCGACCGCGTCGGTGGCGCACGAGCAGGCGTCGTCGCTGTTCGGATGGGCCGCGGACACGTTGTGGCTCTGTCCGGCCGCTGAGGTCGCGCGGTTCACCGAGCGGGACCTCGGGGACGCAGGGGAACCTGAGGACAGCGAGGCCGAACCGGCGAGGAGTTCGGGGGGAGGTGAACGGCCGTGA
- a CDS encoding halocyanin domain-containing protein → MSEQRVTRRTVLGGTAAAAVGFAGCSGGGGTASGESGSTDEPTGTATSGGSTDAVEEYLSDVDNYDGIVDETGASEVTVTVGAEANGGNFGFGPAAIRVSMGTKVVWKWNGLGSTHNVVAEDGSFESKLVAEDGHTFSRTFEEPGTVEYYCTPHKTMGMKGVVVVE, encoded by the coding sequence ATGTCAGAACAGCGCGTCACGCGGCGGACGGTCCTCGGTGGCACAGCCGCGGCCGCGGTCGGATTCGCCGGCTGTTCCGGCGGTGGCGGCACCGCGTCGGGCGAGAGCGGGTCGACCGACGAACCGACCGGCACCGCCACCTCCGGGGGGTCGACCGACGCGGTCGAGGAGTACCTCTCGGACGTCGACAACTACGACGGCATCGTCGATGAGACCGGCGCCTCGGAGGTAACGGTCACCGTCGGGGCCGAAGCCAACGGCGGGAACTTCGGGTTCGGCCCCGCAGCGATCCGCGTCTCTATGGGGACGAAAGTCGTCTGGAAGTGGAACGGGCTCGGCAGCACTCACAACGTCGTCGCCGAAGACGGCTCCTTCGAGTCGAAGCTGGTCGCCGAGGATGGTCACACCTTCTCACGGACCTTCGAGGAGCCCGGAACGGTCGAGTACTACTGTACGCCCCACAAGACGATGGGGATGAAAGGCGTCGTCGTCGTCGAGTAG
- a CDS encoding transcription initiation factor IIB, giving the protein MSDALHARTRDDDRKWRDHDEESGATTQTDAAERSEQADEELQCPECGSTDLVTDSERGETVCSDCGLVVDEDSIDRGPEWRAFDSAERDEKSRVGAPTTNLMHDKGLSTNIGWQNKDAYGNSLSSNQRQKMQRLRTWNERFRTRDSKERNLKQALGEIDRMASALGLPENVRETASVIYRRALDEDLLPGRSIEGIATAALHAAARMAQVPRSIDEVARVSRVDEDEFERAYRYVVRELSLEIQPADPEEYVPRFASDLEVPKETERTARELLENAKRENVHSGKSPVGLAAAALYASAQLTNEDLTQADVSAATDISEVTIRNRYQELLEAWDLDSPHGGRSRRAKS; this is encoded by the coding sequence ATGAGTGATGCCCTTCACGCGCGCACGCGAGACGACGATCGAAAATGGCGTGACCACGACGAGGAGTCCGGCGCCACGACGCAGACCGACGCGGCCGAGCGGTCTGAACAGGCCGACGAGGAGCTCCAGTGTCCGGAGTGCGGTTCGACGGACCTGGTGACCGACAGCGAACGTGGCGAGACGGTGTGTTCGGACTGCGGGCTGGTCGTCGACGAGGACTCGATCGACCGCGGGCCGGAGTGGCGCGCCTTCGACAGCGCCGAACGCGACGAGAAGTCCCGCGTGGGCGCGCCGACGACGAACCTGATGCACGACAAGGGGCTGTCCACCAACATCGGGTGGCAGAACAAGGACGCCTACGGCAACTCCCTGTCGTCGAACCAGCGACAGAAGATGCAGCGGCTCCGGACCTGGAACGAACGGTTCCGGACCCGCGACTCGAAGGAGCGGAACCTCAAGCAGGCGCTCGGCGAGATCGACCGGATGGCGTCGGCGCTCGGACTGCCGGAGAACGTCCGGGAGACCGCCTCGGTCATCTACCGCCGCGCCCTCGACGAGGATCTGCTCCCCGGCCGCTCCATCGAGGGGATCGCGACGGCCGCGCTCCACGCTGCCGCCCGGATGGCGCAGGTTCCGCGGAGCATCGACGAGGTCGCCCGCGTCTCCCGGGTCGACGAAGACGAGTTCGAGCGGGCCTACCGCTACGTGGTCCGCGAACTCTCCCTTGAGATCCAGCCGGCGGACCCCGAGGAGTACGTCCCCCGCTTTGCCTCCGACCTGGAGGTCCCGAAGGAGACCGAGCGGACCGCCCGCGAACTGCTGGAGAACGCCAAACGGGAGAACGTCCACTCCGGGAAGTCCCCGGTCGGCCTCGCGGCGGCCGCGCTCTACGCCTCCGCGCAGTTGACCAACGAGGACCTCACCCAGGCGGACGTGAGTGCGGCGACCGACATCTCCGAGGTCACGATCCGGAACCGGTACCAGGAACTGCTGGAGGCGTGGGATCTCGACTCCCCGCACGGCGGCCGCAGCCGGCGCGCCAAAAGCTGA
- the btuC gene encoding vitamin B12 ABC transporter permease BtuC, with protein sequence MTLRTRTLAWSTGLTGVLVVVLTISAGVGAESIPPATVAKVLLSADPLPLSFDAPRTSRIIVLDIRLPRIALAAFVGVALASAGTVMQGFFRNPMADPSIIGVSSGAAVGAVATIVLPFAFPFGLELQGAAFVTAVLTAFGVYLVATQGGHTPTATLLLAGVAVQTFLGAVISLLLLHSGQSIRRVVYWLMGHLGGTTWAEVRVIAVALPPLFLVLLFYARDLNVLLLGEEEAHGLGIEVERTKRILLAVSSVVTAAAVAVTGVIGFVGLIVPHGMRLLVGPDHRILLPTSALAGASFLVATDTLARSGPAEIPVGIVTAALGAPFFLYLLRSREVTEL encoded by the coding sequence GTGACCCTCCGAACCCGCACCCTCGCGTGGTCGACGGGGCTGACGGGCGTCCTCGTGGTCGTCCTGACCATCAGCGCCGGCGTCGGAGCCGAGTCCATTCCGCCGGCGACAGTCGCAAAGGTGCTCCTCTCGGCGGACCCGCTCCCGCTTTCGTTCGATGCGCCCCGGACCAGCCGGATTATCGTCCTCGACATCCGACTCCCGCGGATCGCGCTGGCGGCGTTCGTCGGCGTCGCCCTGGCTTCCGCCGGGACCGTTATGCAGGGATTCTTCCGCAATCCGATGGCTGATCCCTCGATCATCGGCGTCTCCTCGGGTGCTGCGGTCGGTGCGGTGGCGACAATCGTACTCCCGTTCGCGTTCCCGTTCGGCCTGGAGCTGCAGGGCGCCGCCTTCGTCACAGCGGTGCTCACGGCGTTCGGGGTCTACCTCGTCGCGACGCAGGGGGGTCACACGCCGACGGCGACGCTGCTCCTTGCGGGGGTCGCCGTCCAGACCTTCCTCGGCGCGGTCATCTCGCTCCTTTTGCTCCACAGCGGACAGAGCATCCGTCGGGTGGTCTACTGGCTGATGGGCCACCTCGGCGGGACGACTTGGGCGGAGGTCCGGGTGATCGCGGTCGCGCTCCCGCCGCTTTTCCTCGTGCTCCTGTTCTACGCCCGCGACCTCAACGTCCTCCTGCTCGGCGAGGAGGAGGCCCACGGCCTTGGCATCGAGGTCGAACGCACGAAGCGGATCCTGCTTGCGGTCTCGAGCGTCGTCACCGCGGCGGCGGTCGCGGTGACCGGCGTGATCGGGTTCGTCGGCCTCATCGTCCCTCACGGGATGCGCCTGCTGGTCGGCCCCGACCACCGCATCCTGCTCCCGACGAGCGCGCTCGCCGGAGCCTCGTTCCTCGTTGCGACCGACACGCTGGCGCGGTCCGGTCCCGCGGAGATCCCGGTTGGGATCGTGACCGCGGCGCTCGGCGCTCCCTTCTTTCTGTACCTCCTCCGTTCACGGGAGGTGACGGAGCTGTGA
- a CDS encoding PGF-CTERM-anchored ABC transporter substrate-binding protein: MQRYALLLSLLLVVAAFAPAIGGVAAVSPAADHVAPGDDEAFGATAPDRQSAVQADACSFPYVATDATGTEVTIDADPERIVTLNPSAAQTMWEIGAEDEVVGVSQYASYLEGTDATENVSGPSGPSVEEVIGADPDLVLVPSSSYGAAEDRVEQLRAQGIPVYVFGPGTSLEFVANKTELIGRLTGNCEAGAERAAEMRQSVALMEQALDDEERPVGLNVFFGYTSGANTFIGDVMGTGGLRNGAAAANISGFKPINDEVVVTLDPEWIVVPENSPVPETPAYNSTTAVQEGNVVVVDTNYLQQPAPRAVIAAETIMQAVHPEAYDEYRQLQAQADADSITTTPPPETTTATQTPDSPATTATGTPGFGASVSVVAVAALVMLLARRQ; this comes from the coding sequence ATGCAACGCTACGCCTTGCTCCTCTCGCTCCTGCTCGTCGTTGCCGCGTTCGCCCCGGCTATCGGGGGCGTCGCGGCCGTCTCACCCGCCGCGGACCACGTCGCGCCCGGTGATGACGAGGCGTTCGGGGCGACCGCTCCGGACCGGCAGTCGGCCGTGCAAGCCGACGCGTGCTCGTTCCCCTACGTCGCCACCGACGCCACCGGAACCGAGGTGACGATCGACGCCGACCCCGAGCGGATCGTCACGCTGAATCCCAGCGCCGCACAGACGATGTGGGAGATCGGCGCCGAGGACGAAGTCGTCGGCGTCTCGCAGTACGCGTCGTACCTGGAGGGCACCGACGCGACGGAGAACGTCTCCGGCCCCAGCGGCCCGAGCGTCGAGGAAGTCATCGGTGCCGACCCCGACCTGGTTCTCGTCCCGAGCAGCTCCTACGGCGCTGCCGAGGACCGTGTCGAACAGCTCCGCGCACAGGGAATCCCGGTGTACGTGTTCGGCCCGGGAACGTCGCTCGAGTTCGTCGCGAACAAGACCGAGCTGATCGGGCGACTGACCGGCAACTGCGAGGCGGGCGCGGAACGCGCAGCCGAGATGCGGCAGTCGGTCGCGCTGATGGAGCAGGCGCTCGACGACGAGGAGCGGCCCGTCGGGTTGAACGTCTTCTTCGGCTACACCTCCGGCGCGAACACGTTCATCGGCGACGTGATGGGGACCGGCGGGCTACGGAACGGCGCCGCCGCTGCAAACATCTCGGGGTTCAAACCGATCAACGACGAGGTCGTGGTAACGCTGGATCCGGAGTGGATCGTCGTCCCCGAGAACAGCCCGGTGCCCGAGACGCCGGCCTACAACAGCACGACCGCCGTCCAAGAGGGTAACGTCGTGGTCGTAGACACGAACTACCTCCAGCAGCCCGCCCCGCGGGCCGTGATCGCCGCGGAGACCATTATGCAGGCGGTCCATCCCGAGGCCTACGACGAGTACCGTCAGCTCCAGGCCCAGGCGGATGCGGATTCGATTACGACGACCCCACCGCCGGAGACGACGACGGCGACGCAAACCCCCGACTCGCCGGCGACGACCGCCACCGGAACGCCCGGGTTCGGCGCGTCGGTGTCGGTCGTCGCGGTCGCCGCACTTGTGATGTTGCTGGCGAGACGTCAGTAA